From the genome of Arthrobacter russicus:
GTTCTTTTGCCGGTCGGCCCGGTCGGACCGTTGGTAAGCAACATCGGACAGACCCTTCCGGGTTTGGACGACGTCGCCAACTTGATTCCCAGCCTCGGTAATGTCGGGGGCCTGGGGAACTTGGGAGGCACCATCAAGGGCCTCATCCCGACGCTGCCGAGTGTTTGCAGCTTGACCTGCAACGGCGGTCTGGGAGACCTGGGCAAGGTCATCGGCGGTCTGCTGCCGAACATCCCCGGCACGCCTGGCACCCCCGGCACCGGACTCCCGGGTCTGCCCGACCTGGGTGGTCTGATCAAGAACCTGCCCATCGTGGGCGGTCTCCTCGGTGGCGGAACCCCCGGCACCGGACTCCCGGGTCTTCCCGACCTGGGTGGTCTGATCAAGAACCTGCCCATCGTGGGCGGACTCCTCGGTGGCGGAACCGGAACCCCGGGTCTGCCCGGCCTGCCGGGTCTGCCTGACCTGGGTGGTTTGATCAAGAACCTGCCGATCGTGGGCGGACTCCTCGGTGGCGGAACCCCCGGCACCGGAACCCCGGGTCTGCCCGGCCTGCCGGGTCTGCCTGACCTGGGTGGTTTGATCAAGAACCTGCCCATCGTGGGCGGACTCCTCGGTGGCGGAACCGGAACCCCGGGTCTGCCCGGCCTCCCGGGTCTGCCTGACCTGGGCGGTTTGATCAAGAACCTGCCCATCGTGGGCGGACTCCTCGGTGGCGGAACCGGAACCCCGGGTCTGCCCGGCCTCCCGGGTCTGCCTGACCTGGGCGGTTTGATCAAGAACCTGCCCATCGTGGGCGGCTTGCTCGGTGGCGGAACCGGAACCCCGGGTCTGCCCGGTCTCCCGGGTCTGCCTGACCTGGGTGGTTTGATCAAGAACCTGCCCATCGTGGGCGGCTTGCTCGGTGGCGGCACCGGAACCCCGGGTCTGCCCGGTCTCCCGGGTCTGCCTGACCTGGGTGGTTTGATCAAGAACCTGCCCATCGTGGGCGGACTCCTCGGTGGCGGAACCCCCGGCACCGGACTCCCGGGTCTGCCTGACCTGGGTGGTTTGATCAAGAACCTGCCCATCGTGGGCGGCCTCCTCGGTGGCGGCACTCCCGGCACCGGACTCCCGGGTCTGCCTGACCTGGGTGGTCTGATCAAGAACCTCCCGATCGTGGGCGGACTCCTCGGTGGCGGAACCCCCGGCACCGGAACCCCGGGTCTGCCCGGCCTGCCGGGTCTGCCTGACCTGGGTGGTTTGATCAAGAACCTCCCGATCGTGGGCGGACTCCTCGGCGGCGGAACCGGAACCCCGGGTCTGCCCGGCCTGCCGGGTCTGCCTGACCTGGGTGGTTTGATCAAGAACCTGCCCATCGTGGGCGGACTCCTCGGTGGCGGAACCGGAACCCCGGGTCTGCCCGGACTCCCGGGTCTGCCTGACCTGGGTGGTTTGATCAAGAACCTGCCCATCGTGGGCGGACTCCTCGGCGGCGGAACCGGAACCCCGGGTCTGCCCGGACTCCCGGGTCTGCCTGACCTGGGCGGTTTGATCAAGAACCTGCCCATCGTGGGCGGACTCCTCGGTGGCGGAACCGGAACCCCGGGTCTGCCCGGCCTCCCGGGTCTGCCTGACCTGGGCGGTTTGATCAAGAACCTGCCCATCGTGGGCGGACTCCTCGGCGGCGGAACCGGAACCCCGGGTCTGCCCGGCCTCCCGGGTCTTCCCGACCTGGGCGGTTTGATCAAGAACCTGCCCATCGTGGGCGGACTCCTCGGTGGCGGTACTCCCGGCACCGGACTCCCGGGTCTGCCCGGCCTCCCGGGTCTGCCTGACCTGGGTGGTTTGATCAAGAACCTCCCGATCGTGGGCGGACTCCTCGGTGGCGGAACCCCCGGCACCGGAACCCCGGGTCTGCCCGGCCTGGGCGGTTTGATCAAGAACCTGCCCATCGTGGGCGGCTTGCTCGGCAACGGCACCACCGTTCCGGGCTTGCCCGGCCTCGGCGGACTGCTCGGTGGTCTGCCGATCATCGGCGGGCTCTTCGGCACCGGAACCCCCGGCACCACCGTTCCGGGCCTGCCCGGTCTGGGTGGCTTCCTTACCGGCTTGCCGATCATCGGTGGGCTCTTCGGCACCGGAACCCCCGGCACCACCGTTCCGGGCTTGCCCGGCCTCGGCGGACTGCTTGGTGGTCTGCCGATCATCGGCGGGCTCTTCGGTTCTGGGACCCCCGGCACCACCGTTCCCGGTTTGGCCGGCCTCGGCGGGCTGCTCGGCGGTCTTCTCGGTGGAGTGTTGCCGGGAAAACCTGCAGGACCTCTTGATCCAGGCAAAACTGTCGGCGGCCTGCCCGTCGTCGGCGACTTGCTGAAGACCATTGGGTCCTTGCCCGTAGTTGGAAACATTGCGCAAGGCCTGCCGCTCGTCGGCGAGGCGTTCAAAGGCGGCACCGGTGTTCCAGGACTTCCTGGGACACCGGCGCTGCCGGTCCTCGGCGACCTGGGGAAAGCGATCAAAGGACTGCCCGTCCTCGGATCGCTTCCTGCAGCGCTGAGCAGCCTGCCCCTGGTAGGCACGGTGCTGGATTCCCTGTTGGGCCGCGGCTCGCAGAATCCGGGCACCGATCCTGGTACCAACCCCGGCACCGATCCTGGCAAACAGCCGGGACAACAGCCGGGTCAGAACCCTGGTGGCAATCCAGGTACCAACCCGGGCCAGCTCCCGGGCAATGGGAATGGTAACAACCCGATCCCCGGGGTCGGCGTTGGGACCACCGGCAATACCCGGCCGAACGGCTGGGCTACCGGAGTGAACGGTTCGGGGGAGCCGTTAGTCCTGGTCAGCTCGGTCGCAACGCGCTACAACACATTCGGCGGAATCAGCCAATACGGTTCACAGGCAAAGGTGAATCCATTGGCCTCCACCGGTGTTGCGGATGCGCCTTTGGCCGGGGTCGGAATCGGCGTGCTGGCACTCGGAATGCTGCTCCTGGCACTTTCGGGGGCCCGCAAGCCAAAGAATGCGGTAAGGGTGCAGGCCTGAATCGCAGGTAGGAAGGCGGGGCTGCTTCTCACTGGGCAGCCCCGCCTTTCGTTTGCGCTATTTGGCCGACCAGCCGCCGTCGACCGGGTAGCTGGCTCCGGTGACCATCCCCGCATGGGGACCCGCCAACCAACCGACCAGGGAAGCCACCTCTTCCGGTTCAACCAACCGCTTGATCGCGCTCTCGGTCAACATCACTTTGGCCAGCACTTCGGACTCCGGGATCCCGTGCGCTTTCGCCTGGTCGGCAATCTGCGCCTCGACCAACGGCGTCCGGACATAACCGGGGTTGACGCAGTTGCTGGTCACCCCGTGTTCTCCGCCCTCCAAAGCCGTGACTTTGGACAGCCCCTCGAGCGCGTGTTTGGCGGTGACGTAAGCACTCTTGAACGCAGAGGCGCGCAGGCCGTGCACCGAGGACATGTTGATGATCCGGCCCCAGTTCCGTTGGTACATCCCGGGCAACACCGCTCTGATCAAAAGGAACGGCGCCTCGACCATAATCCTCTGGATCTTCCGGAACATCGCCGGTTCGTAGTCGATGATCGGCGCCACCCGTTGGATCCCGGCGTTATTGACCAGGATGTCGAAATCCAAGCGGAGCGACTCGAACTGGGCGGTCTCCGACAAGTCCACCCGCCAAACTTTCCCCTCGACTTCTTCAGCCAGTCCGGTGGCTTCGGCGAGGTCGGCGATGGTCACCGTCGCGCCCAGCCGGGCCAATTCGCGTACGACGGCGGCCCCGATCCCGCTCGCTCCGCCCGTCACCAATGCTTTGCGTCCAGAAAGCGGTAGTGCGGTGTCCATGATTGCCTCCCGGGATTGCGGCTAGTCTTTGAAAACTTGTTGGTTTCTGGCGAATCTGCGGACTTGCTCGTCATCCCACAGCGTGGCCGGCATCGCCCCGGCCAGGAGTTTCCGCGGCAGTCCACCCCCGGTCGCCAACGGGGCATCCGAGCCGGCAAGCACCAGATTGCCGAATCGCCGACCCTTGAGCATCGGCGGGTCGGCGACGATTGAGGTGTACCGGAAGGCTGCGGCAACGGTGGCAGCCTCGCGTCTGGCGTTCACCAGTGCCGGGGTATCTCCGCAGTTGAGCAAATAGATCCCATCCGGAGAAAGCACTCGCTTGGCTTCCGCGGTGAATTCCTCGGTCAGCAACGGCGACGGCGTGAATCGCCCGGAGAAAACGTCCCGGATGATGACGTCGCGGCTGTCTTCGGTCAACGACGTGGTCACCGCACGGGCCTCCCCCACCCGGATTTTCAGCAAAGGCGCCTTGGGCAAGCCGAACCACTCCCGGACGTTCACCGCGAGCTGCCCGTCGATTTCGACGACGGTGTTCCGGGAATTCGGAAATTTCGCCACCAGATAGCGCGCCAGGGAACACGCGCCGCCACCGAGGTGCAATACCCGCAGCCGATCGTCGGCGCTCCAACGATCCTCGATCAGGGCAGCCATCCAGCGCATGTATTCGAAATCCAGTCGCAATGGATCGTTCAAATCCACATGCGATGATTGCATGCCGTTGATCCGGAGCAACCAACTGCCCGGGTTGCCCGGTTCCTCTTCCAACTCCGCCAGACCGGTGTCGATCCGGTGCTCGCCGGCCACCGGGTTCGCCGTCGTTTTCACTTGCCCACCATTTTCATCGCCGCACCATTTGGACTTCCGACAAGCCGTACCACTCTGCCGGCAGCTCCCTTTTCGCCTGGTTTCGCACAAAGCCCGACTTCCGGTAGAAAGCCTGCGCCTTCGGGTTGTCGTCGAGCACCCACAAATAGGCCGGACGGTCACCGATCGCCCGGCCCACCAGCTCCTGGGCCACCCCGAGACCATGCCCCCGGGCCAACACATACAACCCGTAGAGTTCGTAGTCTTCGGGCGGCGGCCATCCGCCGTCCGCATCGTCCCGCGGCGGTCCGGCGTGCGCGAAGCCGAGCACGCCGTCGTCGTCGACGGCAATCCAATGGCTGTGTGCGTCCCGGATGATTCCGCGCTGCCGCTCGACCCGTTCCGGAATCCTAGCTTCACGAGCGGCAAAAGCTGCTTCCGGGAGGAGCCGCGCGTACGCTTCGCGGTGCGCGGCCAAATGCATGGTCACCAATGGTTCGGCGTCGTCCAAGCTGGTTTGCCGAACCAAAAAACTCATTGCACCACCGCAACGGCGAAGCCGTCCCAGCCTTTGGAATTGGCGGTGGCGATTGCGGTCGCATCGAAGGATTCGGACGATCCGAGGAACTCCAAGGTTTCCCGGATCGCCAAAGCATCACCGCTGGCCTCCGGTGCCAGGAAGGCGCCCTCCCAGACCACGTTGTCCACCACGACAACGGTCCCGGGGCGGCTCAGTTCCAAGGCCCGCCGCAAGTAGTTGACGTTGTTGCCTTTGTCCGCGTCGATGAAGATCAGGTCGAAGGGACCGGCCGATTCAGTCAATTCGGCCAGCTCGGCCAAGGTTTCCAACGCCGCGCCGACTCTGATCTCGACTTTGCCGCCGATTCCGGCCCGGTCGACGTTTTGCCGAGCCACGGCCGCATGCTCGGGCAGGAATTCGCAGCTGATGACGGTTCCGTCCGCCGGGATTCCGCGCGCGAGCCAAATCGTCGAGTAGCCGGCCAGCGTACCGATTTCCAGAACCCGTTTGGCCCCCGAGATCCGGGCCAGAAGCATCAGGAATTTTCCGGCGGTGGGCGCAACTTCGATCGGCGGCATCCCGGCCCGGGCAGCCGATTCAACGGCCTCGGCCAAGGCGGAATCGGCTTTGACCACGGTCTTGCTGAGGAAATTTTCCACGTCCAGCCAGGCGGGCTGGGAAATGTGATCGACCATGGGTTCAGCATAATCCCGATGCCGGGCAACAGCGGCGGACTCGAGCGCCGGAACCGGCCGCAAACCGCCAAATTGGCCATCGATTCCGCCAGCTGGGCCCGCCGGACTCAGCTCTCCTCGATCGCCTTTTCCAGCCGGGCCACTTTGCCGGTCAACTCACCCGTGTAGCCCGGCCGGATATCGGCTTTGAGCACCAAGGAAACCCGGGCGCCGAATGCGCCCACCGCCTCGGTGGCGCGTTTGATCACGTCGAAGACCTCATCCCATTCGCCCTCCAAAGTGGTGAACATGGCATCGGTCTGATTCGGCAAACCGGATTCCCGAACGATTTTGACCGCAGCGGCCACCGCATCGTGCACGGAACCGTCGGCATGGGCTGAGCTCGGGGACACTGAGAAGGCAACAAGCATGCTCCATGCTGACACGACGGCCAGGCTGACGCCACCGTCGGCCTACTCTATGCTGAGTCCATGTCAGAGGCAGAAAGCATGCGTCCCCGGCGGGCCGACGCAGCCCGGAACAACGATCGGCTGATCAATGCGGCGCGATTGTGCTTTCGGGTCGAAGGGCCGGACGTGTCATTGCAGACCATCGCCAAGCAGGCCGGCGTCGGCGTGGCGACTTTGTTCCGGAACTTCGCGGACAAGGACGAGATGATTCTGGCGGTGCTCGCCGAAGAGATCACGGTCCGGGTGGATCCACTGATGGAGCGCGC
Proteins encoded in this window:
- a CDS encoding spermidine synthase, with product MKTTANPVAGEHRIDTGLAELEEEPGNPGSWLLRINGMQSSHVDLNDPLRLDFEYMRWMAALIEDRWSADDRLRVLHLGGGACSLARYLVAKFPNSRNTVVEIDGQLAVNVREWFGLPKAPLLKIRVGEARAVTTSLTEDSRDVIIRDVFSGRFTPSPLLTEEFTAEAKRVLSPDGIYLLNCGDTPALVNARREAATVAAAFRYTSIVADPPMLKGRRFGNLVLAGSDAPLATGGGLPRKLLAGAMPATLWDDEQVRRFARNQQVFKD
- a CDS encoding thiamine-binding protein, translated to MLVAFSVSPSSAHADGSVHDAVAAAVKIVRESGLPNQTDAMFTTLEGEWDEVFDVIKRATEAVGAFGARVSLVLKADIRPGYTGELTGKVARLEKAIEES
- a CDS encoding O-methyltransferase; this encodes MVDHISQPAWLDVENFLSKTVVKADSALAEAVESAARAGMPPIEVAPTAGKFLMLLARISGAKRVLEIGTLAGYSTIWLARGIPADGTVISCEFLPEHAAVARQNVDRAGIGGKVEIRVGAALETLAELAELTESAGPFDLIFIDADKGNNVNYLRRALELSRPGTVVVVDNVVWEGAFLAPEASGDALAIRETLEFLGSSESFDATAIATANSKGWDGFAVAVVQ
- a CDS encoding GNAT family N-acetyltransferase, encoding MSFLVRQTSLDDAEPLVTMHLAAHREAYARLLPEAAFAAREARIPERVERQRGIIRDAHSHWIAVDDDGVLGFAHAGPPRDDADGGWPPPEDYELYGLYVLARGHGLGVAQELVGRAIGDRPAYLWVLDDNPKAQAFYRKSGFVRNQAKRELPAEWYGLSEVQMVRR
- a CDS encoding 3-hydroxybutyrate dehydrogenase, which translates into the protein MDTALPLSGRKALVTGGASGIGAAVVRELARLGATVTIADLAEATGLAEEVEGKVWRVDLSETAQFESLRLDFDILVNNAGIQRVAPIIDYEPAMFRKIQRIMVEAPFLLIRAVLPGMYQRNWGRIINMSSVHGLRASAFKSAYVTAKHALEGLSKVTALEGGEHGVTSNCVNPGYVRTPLVEAQIADQAKAHGIPESEVLAKVMLTESAIKRLVEPEEVASLVGWLAGPHAGMVTGASYPVDGGWSAK